CAACCCTTCCCCCTCGAGAAACTATCGCCGAAACATTAGCTTTTTCTTTTGCTGCTGATATAACAGCAGAAGCTGCTCCGGTACTTGCGCCAAAATAACCGATACTTAAATCTTTTGTTTCTTCAGTTTCCTTAAGCCACTTAGTTATTCCGATTAAACGCTCAGAAAGCAAATTTATGTCAAATCGACTCTCATAGATTAAATCCTCCTGTTTTGTCAATAAATCCACCAGAAGAGTCGCCAATTTTTCTTTTTGCAATATTTGAGCAACAAAATTATTTCTCGGGCTAAATCTACTGCTTCCGCTGCCATGTGCGAACAAAACCAAACCTGATGAATTTTCAGGAACCGTTAATTCACCTTCAATAACAACTGAATTTATTTTTATGTTTACTGTTTTTTTGATTTCTTTTTCCGGCATGACTAAACCTCCGTTGGTTAAGTATGGCAATAAAAATAGAATTTATTAACTCGCCAAATGGCGAAAAATCAGGATTAAACTTTTGTTTTTGTGCGTCTTCTTGCTTCCAGAATTACCATGAGGATAGAAATATCAACAGGGTTAACCCCGCCTATTCTCGAAGCCTGCGCAAGATTTACAGGGCGGATTCTTGACAATTTATCTATTGCTTCCTTAGAAAGCTGGAAAATTTCTTGATAATCAATATTTTCAGGAATTTTTGTCTTCTCAAGCTTATCCGCCTGCTCTATTTGAGAGTTTTGTCTTTCTATATAGCCGGAATACTTAAGATTTACTTCTACATTCTCATAAATTTCCCTTGAAAGTGCAATTTCATGCGCTTTAGAGTCAACTTTTTTAATCGCTTCATAATTTAAATTCGGTCGCTTAATTAA
This sequence is a window from bacterium. Protein-coding genes within it:
- a CDS encoding alpha/beta family hydrolase encodes the protein MPEKEIKKTVNIKINSVVIEGELTVPENSSGLVLFAHGSGSSRFSPRNNFVAQILQKEKLATLLVDLLTKQEDLIYESRFDINLLSERLIGITKWLKETEETKDLSIGYFGASTGAASAVISAAKEKANVSAIVSRGGRVDLADKQLAEIETPILLIVGENDDFVIDVNQYALKKINCTKELSIIPKATHLFEEPGALEEVAKQAANWFLKFLKKE